One Ricinus communis isolate WT05 ecotype wild-type chromosome 7, ASM1957865v1, whole genome shotgun sequence genomic region harbors:
- the LOC8261674 gene encoding U-box domain-containing protein 52 isoform X2 gives MSDTRTTNIVDANNGNDVDSDEVQQLFVPFRGYCARKGVQLKEIILEDNDVARALLDYISKNFLGSIVVGASTRNAFTRKFKNQDVPSSLIKSTPDFCSVYVISKGKIASVRTAQRPANNPPIPPKVPNMLALPGPTPHDHSDYYDDGIRGHSVRGYYKNQGSERFPYERSNDPMRGQLIRDRTRTPSNLSMDSIDISFPGGAAPRISTSRVSTYEDHDFSSPFALGSIDISSQNPDFSLGSPKDLAASQAARDIEAEMRRLRVELKQTIDMYSTACREALTAKKKANELHQWKMEEARRFEEARHAEEAALAIAEMEKAKCKAAIEAAEKAQRLAKMEAQKRKYAELKAKREAEEKNRALTALAHNDVRYRKYTIEEIEDATEKFSQSNKIGEGGYGPVYKGTLDHTAVAIKVLRPDAAQGKKQFQQEVEVLSCIRHPHMVLLLGACPEYGCLVYEYMDNGSLEDRLLQRDNTPPISWRRRFKIAAEISTALLFLHQAKPEPLVHRDLKPANILLDRNYVSKISDVGLARLVPPSVADSVTQYHMTSAAGTFCYIDPEYQQTGMLTTRSDIYSLGILLLQIITAKPPMGLAHHVGKAIERGTFEKMLDPSVVDWPVEEALNFAKLALKCAELRKKDRPNLLTVIVPELSRIRDLGKNVDPLGNSDHPRNYAHSNRNRGHSPLLHSSPAAHPMTSNEMVCRTPDSAALSNTREDESGKGSG, from the exons ATGTCAGACACAAGAACCACCAACATCGTAG ATGCTAACAATGGGAATGATGTTGATTCCGATGAGGTGCAACAACTTTTCGTTCCTTTTCGTGGATATTGTGCTCGTAAAGGG GTACAGTTAAAGGAAATTATACTAGAGGATAATGATGTTGCACGAGCACTTCTAGATTATATCAGCAAAAACTTTCTCGGGAGTATTGTTGTTGGTGCTTCAACAAGAAACGCTTTTACCAG GAAATTCAAGAACCAAGATGTACCGAGTAGCTTAATAAAGTCTACACCAGATTTCTGTTCTGTTTATGTAATTTCAAAAGGAAAGATAGCGTCTGTGCGAACAGCGCAACGACCTGCTAATAATCCTCCCATTCCACCAAAGGTACCTAATATGCTAGCTCTTCCAGGTCCAACCCCACATGATCATTCTGATTATTATGATGATGGAATCAG agGACATTCTGTGAGAggatattataaaaatcaagGATCAGAAAGATTTCCTTATGAAAGAAGCAATGATCCCATGAGAGGGCAATTAATTCGCGACAGAACCAGAACTCCGTCCAATCTTTCAATGGATAGCATTGACATTTCTTTCCCAGGAGGAGCAGCGCCAAGAATCTCAACTAGCCGAGTTTCTACATATGAGGATCATGATTTCTCATCTCCATTTGCGCTAGGATCCATAGACATTTCATCCCAGAATCCAGACTTTTCTCTCGGGTCGCCCAAGGATCTGGCTGCCTCACAAGCTGCA CGAGACATTGAAGCCGAGATGAGAAGACTAAGGGTTGAACTTAAGCAGACCATAGACATGTATAGCACAGCTTGCAGAGAAGCACTCACAGCAAAAAAGAAG GCTAATGAGCTACATCAATGGAAAATGGAGGAGGCTCGTAGATTCGAGGAAGCTAGGCATGCTGAAGAGGCAGCTCTTGCAATTGCAGAAATGGAAAAGGCCAAGTGCAAAGCTGCTATAGAAGCAGCTGAGAAAGCACAGAGGCTAGCAAAAATGGAAgcacagaaaagaaaatacgCAGAGTTAAAAGCTAAGCGAGAGGCAGAAGAGAAAAATCGTGCATTGACTGCTTTGGCACATAATGATGTTCGATAcagaaaatacacaattgaGGAAATAGAAGACGCtacagaaaaattctcacaatcaaataaaattggtGAAGGTGGATATGGACCTGTGTATAAAGGCACACTTGACCATACAGCAGTTGCTATCAAAGTTTTAAGACCTGATGCTGCTCAAGGGAAGAAGCAATTCCAACAAGAG GTTGAGGTTCTAAGCTGCATTAGACATCCACACATGGTGCTTCTTCTTGGTGCCTGTCCAGAGTATGGGTGCTTGGTTTATGAATACATGGACAATGGTAGCTTGGAAGATAGGTTACTTCAAAGAGACAACACACCTCCAATTTCATGGAGGAGAAGATTTAAGATTGCAGCAGAGATCTCAACTGCGCTTCTATTCCTGCACCAAGCAAAGCCTGAGCCTCTAGTCCACCGCGATCTCAAGCCAGCCAACATCCTCTTAGACCGTAACTATGTGAGCAAGATCAGTGATGTTGGGTTAGCACGGTTAGTCCCGCCATCTGTAGCTGATTCTGTTACACAATATCACATGACTTCAGCTGCAGGTACATTTTGTTACATAGATCCTGAGTATCAGCAAACTGGGATGCTAACTACGCGATCAGATATATACTCACTAGGGATCTTGTTGCTTCAAATTATCACTGCCAAGCCTCCAATGGGCCTTGCTCACCATGTGGGGAAGGCTATTGAAAGAGGAACATTTGAAAAGATGCTCGACCCCTCAGTGGTAGACTGGCCAGTTGAAGAGGCGTTAAACTTTGCTAAGTTGGCATTGAAGTGTGCTGAACTAAGAAAGAAGGATAGGCCTAATCTTCTAACTGTTATAGTGCCAGAGCTTAGCAGGATAAGAGATCTCGGGAAGAATGTTGATCCACTTGGAAATAGTGATCATCCTCGAAATTATGCTCACAGTAATAGAAATCGTGGTCACAGCCCTTTACTGCATTCTTCCCCAGCTGCACATCCAATGACATCAAAC GAAATGGTATGTAGAACGCCTGACTCAGCAGCATTATCTAATACAAGAGAAGATGAAAGTGGTAAAGGTTCAGGATGA
- the LOC8261674 gene encoding U-box domain-containing protein 52 isoform X1: MALVPSKESISLVNAIAVAIDKDKNSQHVVRWAIDHLIINNPVIILVHVRHKNHQHHANNGNDVDSDEVQQLFVPFRGYCARKGVQLKEIILEDNDVARALLDYISKNFLGSIVVGASTRNAFTRKFKNQDVPSSLIKSTPDFCSVYVISKGKIASVRTAQRPANNPPIPPKVPNMLALPGPTPHDHSDYYDDGIRGHSVRGYYKNQGSERFPYERSNDPMRGQLIRDRTRTPSNLSMDSIDISFPGGAAPRISTSRVSTYEDHDFSSPFALGSIDISSQNPDFSLGSPKDLAASQAARDIEAEMRRLRVELKQTIDMYSTACREALTAKKKANELHQWKMEEARRFEEARHAEEAALAIAEMEKAKCKAAIEAAEKAQRLAKMEAQKRKYAELKAKREAEEKNRALTALAHNDVRYRKYTIEEIEDATEKFSQSNKIGEGGYGPVYKGTLDHTAVAIKVLRPDAAQGKKQFQQEVEVLSCIRHPHMVLLLGACPEYGCLVYEYMDNGSLEDRLLQRDNTPPISWRRRFKIAAEISTALLFLHQAKPEPLVHRDLKPANILLDRNYVSKISDVGLARLVPPSVADSVTQYHMTSAAGTFCYIDPEYQQTGMLTTRSDIYSLGILLLQIITAKPPMGLAHHVGKAIERGTFEKMLDPSVVDWPVEEALNFAKLALKCAELRKKDRPNLLTVIVPELSRIRDLGKNVDPLGNSDHPRNYAHSNRNRGHSPLLHSSPAAHPMTSNEMVCRTPDSAALSNTREDESGKGSG, translated from the exons ATGGCTTTAGTTCCTTCTAAAGAGTCCATTTCACTCGTAAATGCCATAGCTGTAGCTATTGACAAGGACAAAAATAGCCAACATGTTGTCCGATGGGCTATTGATCATCTTATAATCAATAATCCTGTTATCATCCTTGTTCATGTCAGACACAAGAACCACCAACATC ATGCTAACAATGGGAATGATGTTGATTCCGATGAGGTGCAACAACTTTTCGTTCCTTTTCGTGGATATTGTGCTCGTAAAGGG GTACAGTTAAAGGAAATTATACTAGAGGATAATGATGTTGCACGAGCACTTCTAGATTATATCAGCAAAAACTTTCTCGGGAGTATTGTTGTTGGTGCTTCAACAAGAAACGCTTTTACCAG GAAATTCAAGAACCAAGATGTACCGAGTAGCTTAATAAAGTCTACACCAGATTTCTGTTCTGTTTATGTAATTTCAAAAGGAAAGATAGCGTCTGTGCGAACAGCGCAACGACCTGCTAATAATCCTCCCATTCCACCAAAGGTACCTAATATGCTAGCTCTTCCAGGTCCAACCCCACATGATCATTCTGATTATTATGATGATGGAATCAG agGACATTCTGTGAGAggatattataaaaatcaagGATCAGAAAGATTTCCTTATGAAAGAAGCAATGATCCCATGAGAGGGCAATTAATTCGCGACAGAACCAGAACTCCGTCCAATCTTTCAATGGATAGCATTGACATTTCTTTCCCAGGAGGAGCAGCGCCAAGAATCTCAACTAGCCGAGTTTCTACATATGAGGATCATGATTTCTCATCTCCATTTGCGCTAGGATCCATAGACATTTCATCCCAGAATCCAGACTTTTCTCTCGGGTCGCCCAAGGATCTGGCTGCCTCACAAGCTGCA CGAGACATTGAAGCCGAGATGAGAAGACTAAGGGTTGAACTTAAGCAGACCATAGACATGTATAGCACAGCTTGCAGAGAAGCACTCACAGCAAAAAAGAAG GCTAATGAGCTACATCAATGGAAAATGGAGGAGGCTCGTAGATTCGAGGAAGCTAGGCATGCTGAAGAGGCAGCTCTTGCAATTGCAGAAATGGAAAAGGCCAAGTGCAAAGCTGCTATAGAAGCAGCTGAGAAAGCACAGAGGCTAGCAAAAATGGAAgcacagaaaagaaaatacgCAGAGTTAAAAGCTAAGCGAGAGGCAGAAGAGAAAAATCGTGCATTGACTGCTTTGGCACATAATGATGTTCGATAcagaaaatacacaattgaGGAAATAGAAGACGCtacagaaaaattctcacaatcaaataaaattggtGAAGGTGGATATGGACCTGTGTATAAAGGCACACTTGACCATACAGCAGTTGCTATCAAAGTTTTAAGACCTGATGCTGCTCAAGGGAAGAAGCAATTCCAACAAGAG GTTGAGGTTCTAAGCTGCATTAGACATCCACACATGGTGCTTCTTCTTGGTGCCTGTCCAGAGTATGGGTGCTTGGTTTATGAATACATGGACAATGGTAGCTTGGAAGATAGGTTACTTCAAAGAGACAACACACCTCCAATTTCATGGAGGAGAAGATTTAAGATTGCAGCAGAGATCTCAACTGCGCTTCTATTCCTGCACCAAGCAAAGCCTGAGCCTCTAGTCCACCGCGATCTCAAGCCAGCCAACATCCTCTTAGACCGTAACTATGTGAGCAAGATCAGTGATGTTGGGTTAGCACGGTTAGTCCCGCCATCTGTAGCTGATTCTGTTACACAATATCACATGACTTCAGCTGCAGGTACATTTTGTTACATAGATCCTGAGTATCAGCAAACTGGGATGCTAACTACGCGATCAGATATATACTCACTAGGGATCTTGTTGCTTCAAATTATCACTGCCAAGCCTCCAATGGGCCTTGCTCACCATGTGGGGAAGGCTATTGAAAGAGGAACATTTGAAAAGATGCTCGACCCCTCAGTGGTAGACTGGCCAGTTGAAGAGGCGTTAAACTTTGCTAAGTTGGCATTGAAGTGTGCTGAACTAAGAAAGAAGGATAGGCCTAATCTTCTAACTGTTATAGTGCCAGAGCTTAGCAGGATAAGAGATCTCGGGAAGAATGTTGATCCACTTGGAAATAGTGATCATCCTCGAAATTATGCTCACAGTAATAGAAATCGTGGTCACAGCCCTTTACTGCATTCTTCCCCAGCTGCACATCCAATGACATCAAAC GAAATGGTATGTAGAACGCCTGACTCAGCAGCATTATCTAATACAAGAGAAGATGAAAGTGGTAAAGGTTCAGGATGA